From Bombus huntii isolate Logan2020A unplaced genomic scaffold, iyBomHunt1.1 ctg00000064.1, whole genome shotgun sequence, a single genomic window includes:
- the LOC126876105 gene encoding omega-amidase NIT2-A-like: MPEIEGDKLYNTCTIWGPDGTLIAKHRKVHLFDIDIPNKITFRESDSLSPGNSLTTFDVKGCKIGIGICCDIRFEEMARIYRNKGCQMLIYPAAFNMTTGPLHWSLLQRSRANDNQLYVACISPARVP; this comes from the exons atgcctgaaatagagggcgataaattgtacaatacctgtactatttggggtcccgatggaactttgatagcaaaacaccgaaag gtacatctattcgacatcgacattcctaataagattacttttcgagagagtgattcactcagtcctggtaactccctaacgacgttcgatgtgaagggctgcaaaataggtattggcatttgctgtgatattagattcgaggaaatggcacgcatttatcggaacaaag gttgccaaatgctgatatatccagcggcattcaatatgaccactggaccactgcactggtcattacttcagcgttccagagcgaatgataatcaattatacgttgcctgcatatcaccggctcgtgttccttaa
- the LOC126876104 gene encoding venom serine protease Bi-VSP-like, with amino-acid sequence MWRDPNVVGVAFQKKRKKSKGVQNFSRSRTVNTCECTTPDNQEGRCLDYRKCKPLQEIWQIQYRTATDFYRRSVCRYQVNVTIVCCPNDPNKEKREILIKTVYKYKALRPPYCGFSNVSHTRVVDGKPAELGAWPWIAALGFRNPRNPDKPLWKCGGSLISARHVLTAAHCAHMDGIENIHNHNIAILR; translated from the exons atgtggcgtgatccgaacgtagtgggggtcgccttccagaaaaaacgaaaaaaatcgaaaggcgttcagaacttttcgagaagtcgaaccgtcaacacatgtg aatgtaccacaccggacaatcaagaaggcaggtgccttgactacagaaaatgtaaacctctgcaagaaatatggcagatacagtaccgtacagccaccgatttttatagacgatcagtgtgcagataccaggtcaatgttacgatcgtttgctgtccgaacgatccaaacaaagagaagagagaaattttaataaaaactgtgtataagtataaggctttgcgaccaccatactgtggttttagcaacgtctctcataccagggtggtcgatggtaaaccagctgaacttg gcgcttggccatggatcgctgcattaggttttcgtaatccccgaaacccagacaaaccactatggaagtgcggaggttccctgatatcggctaggcatgttttgaccgcagcacattgtgcacatatggatggaatagaaaacatacacaatcataatattgccattcttagatag